Part of the Poecilia reticulata strain Guanapo linkage group LG2, Guppy_female_1.0+MT, whole genome shotgun sequence genome is shown below.
GCCCCACAGACTTTTAACATGACACAAAGAAGAAACTACATTGACATCTCTTACATCTCCAGATTGTCCAGATTGCTGGGACTTCcatttaagatttaagtctGAGGTAGTCATTAGTGTCTGTTGAACCTGGTTACAACTTTTTATAGAATTCCAAACATTATTGATATTGGTTGTCTTGGCTATAGCAAGATGTCTTCACTGGGAGCTTGTTGGGAAAGTAATAGCCATTCTGTGGCTACATCCTTTCGAACGCCAATTGCACAGCAATSTGACGAAGGCTGTCTAAATTCAAATTCTCCTTCCAATGTGTCCTCCTTTCTCCCCAGATTTGAAGGACCAGTCATAGTCCACCTTATCCTAAGACTTATTGCAAGCCAAACAAAAGATTTGTGTTGTTATACCAGTGGTAGATGATGCAGGAGAGTGGGTGCACAGGGTCTGAAGGAAAGAACTGTAGCCTTCCCTTCAAAATTCAGGGAATGATACAGTCCCTGAATTTGGACAAAACCAAGAAATTCTCAGAGTGGATGAAGCTAACAAGCTAGTCATATGGGCACTGATCATTTGGCCATTGTTTTGTCAGATCAACTGATCTAGAATCTGTTAGAATCTATTGTCTGCAATGCTGTTACACAACTAATGCAGAATCCAAATTTAGACTGTTTTTTGCAGTCTTCATGTGAAAATACAAGTTTTAGCAGAATTTGTGCAGCGGGCAGACTCGACCAGTGAAATTTTGCAAAAAGGAGATGGAATCACATTTGTGGAATAAGTTCTGGCATAGTGAACACTCCCATACATGGGGCGGATCTGTGCATGAGATGTTAACATTTCAGAGTCCTCCTGTACAGAGGGGAggactcttcttttttttaaagatgtgtgGTCATGCTAGCTTCTAACCTCtatttcctgtttattacagCCATGCGTAGCGTCAATATCTGACAAAATTATTCTCTTTGTAGCCTGGTTGACTTGCTTCATACCAGTAGATGGAAACATGCCTAATTAGCTTTTTccttttatgacattttaattgttCAGACAAAAGTTGCATGACAATGGGATGGAAACACAGATTTGTTATACAGCAAAACTTTGAACTGGTGTTATTTGAAGTGGATAAACAAACATAGGCTGAAGACCAAGGTTTTACAACTGGGTTTGTGTTAATAATccaatgaatatatttttttatcaaataataaaattatgacacataccgtattttccagactataagcagCTTCTTTTTtgctaagctttgaaccatgcggcttataggccggtgtggcttatatgtggatttttcttcaaccaccagggggttctttagcaggaagtgaatcattggaagtcaaaattggaaataaaagaagaaagcgcccattaaaacggaattaggttttaatagagaactgaaatttgagaatgttgttgatcagttacatatagcattgagggggaaaagaagattttttgtttttttaaataatgctgGGAGATAATACtgtgagaatttgaggtatagatattaggattcagtagatggcagtagtgcaacaataatggatataagctgccgttgaaatctgaagaagacacCCATTtccatttagcacatgctagtagcagacacgaaggagatttttctcttcaaactcatacataatcagttcagttaaatctaaacttgccAACTTTTTCTTTATCAATGATAATAAATATGatctgttatgactcaaattttgggtgtccgcccccctctgctgtgtgctgcatcattgtggaaaacctagagcggcagagatatctacggctggtgcctatctccagctaacgttttgggcgagaggcggggtcaccctggacaggtcgccagtctgtcgcaggccaacacagagacacacaggacaaacaaccatgcacacacacacacacacacacacacactcagaggcCAGtaaacctgacagtcatgatATAGGACTGAgggaggaaaacagagaaacaggagaaaaacagccatgcacagggagaacatggagactccatgcaccggggccgggaatcgaacccagaaccttcttgctgcaaggcaacagctctaccaactgcgccactgtgcagccactaCCAAGTCTGTGAagacaattattaaaataaaaaaattgcaatttaaCAATGGAACAACTAGCATCACTGTCAGCCAAAAATAAGTTTCCTCAAACAAAGAAGTCATGATGAGCGTCACATGACCCAAGGTCTGCAAAAGGCAGCTTGTTTCTGCTTCCAGTTGGACAAAGGTTACCAGAGGGgaagttttattttagcctCCAGTTGACTTCATAGTGGGTGTGTCTCTGGGTTTCCTCATCATACCCGAGTATCCGCAGCTCGCCTAACAATATCTCGGTTATGACATTTACCACAAAGCATCAGAGAAGAATCAgacttttttaaagcagaaagtggTTAAAATTAAGTAGTTGTGCCTCATTCCTTTTCAACCTCCTAATGTGTTCATCTTTGTACAGTCCGGAAGGTTAAGACTGACTCTGTGAATTCCTGTCTTTTCTGCAGGCTCTTCTCCCTCCCTGTCATCTAAGAAGCCGCGAAGCAGAGGCCTATTCTCCGGCCTGTTCTGCTGCCTTTGCCGGGACCAGCCTGAACCCCCAACCGTCAACAACAATGCCCCTCTCTTAGTGGAGGAGAATGGGACGGTCTCCAAGGTGTGCTTACTTCCTCCTTGGTTGAATCAGAGAGGAAAGCGTTGAGTTTGCAGtcaatgtgtgtgtttctgcccaggtcaagccactgcTGCCTCCAGTCAAGTCAAAAGACGCTGGGAAGATCTGTGTGGTGATAGACCTGGACGAAACGTTAGTTCACAGCTCTTTTAAGGTGAGTCACAGGGGGATTATGGGtacaacaaaaatgtgacaataacAAGGTCTTTAGGGAAGAAATTGTTGCTGTCCATCAATGTGGGAATAGTTGTAAGGCCAAAATATCCCGAGTCCGTAGAAAGCAACGGACTTGGGATAACGTTTGCCAGTCTTCCTGGAAGTAGACCTCCCAGCAAATCCACCGCAAGGTCTGATGGTGCTGAGCGCAGACTAGATTCAAAGgttagaaacagaaacagaaaggtgGAAGCCTTCAGTTGAAATATGAGTCTGGAACAGTAAACATGGAGAACTTGTTGGAACACAAGTGGTGGGAGTTTGATGATGGGGACTTCTACTGCAGCTCCAGGACCAGGGCAGCTCACCCACTGAGTTTACTGaagtcaaaaatgtatttttcatatgTAAGGAAAATGTCTTAAAGAAACCAGAGACCAGCTCAGTTTCTCTCTGTTTAACTCAGTCTGTTCCTGACTGTCAGTGAATTTCCATCGACTGACCGGCTGgtttctgaaaaacagaacaacaccGTTCCAGGCAAATATTTATACAAAGTCTTTTTCATTCTCCAAAAGGCAATGCTATAGTCTTCACAGCAGTGGTTTttaacctgggtttgattgaaccccaggggttcgatgagtcggtctcaggggttcggcgaagcctctgccgtggaggtaaaagacacacttgtgtaaaatcgtgatgacgccccgctttgccatcacttgctgcagaggatcacgttacattgcttagccaatcagtgctgtggaggagcactgattgaaggagttctactgtcagcatggatttgaacttgtgtctttaattacttcagcaaagctcacagtttttaccaaattctctAGCTtttggtgtacttctaaatctgctccttagtcgcatcttttcgggcttgctactgcctctagtggtgtggaggtggtaacacaactaatataataacattactaaatcagaataccgcaaagtcgttattatttattattaaattttcattctcttaagaatgtagagctaattaaatgatctaaacaagaccttaaagtggttccagtttctctcgatggccaacttgttgaaactgtggcaaattttaaataccttgggtcgttcctggacagtcagctcaactttgctgaaaacactgactatattttgaagaactgttctcagagactctacttTTTAAGAAGAGTTAGTGATCTTGGGTTCTAGTTGGGTCACCtctgtcttgaatttgggggggaaaaaaaatcatattttatttatcaccacagaagggttcagtgaatgagcatatgaatctgatgggttcggtacctcaaaaaagtttgagaaccaCTGCTTTACAGAGTCGCTGGACGTTTAATTACTAACGTCTCCCTGTCTGTCTCTTTCGCCAGCCTGTGAACAATGCAGATTTCATCATTCCCGTGGAAATAGATGGAACCGTACACCAGGTAACACCACTCTGTCATCTCCCCatgtctctgattggctgagtcTGCAGGTGTCATCTGAGTTCAAGTGACTGACGGAGCGGGATGATGTGCCTCATGGCTCTGGGCCTGATTCAAGTAATCCAGGATAGGTTTGTTCAGACAAGCACAGCCTGTTCCGGATGACTTGGTTCAGGAACGTTGGCCTCAGACACCAACGCTGCCGCCTTCAGGAGAACCTCACCGGCTCATATATGCTGTCTGACTGCCATCTATGCACATACCTTGATATTCAGCTTCAGATGCAAGTCTGATGCTGCCCTCAGCTTCATTTTGCATTCAGACATATTTGACGCTGTCAGCTGGAATCTGCAGAAACATGTTGCCTTTCAGAGAAAATTAGGCCGATTTGAAGATTCTTGTGTTTCCAGGTATATGTCCTGAAGCGGCCACATGTCGATGAGTTCCTGAAGAGGATGGGAGAGCTCTTCGAGTGTGTCCTGTTCACTGCCAGTTTAGCAAAGGTAACAGCTTTAGCATGGAGGAGGATCCGTCCATTTCTGTTCAGTAAATTAGAAGGTAATCCGTAGTGGAAAAGCCTGACCTTTGACAGTGCTTGCAGTAAATACAAACATGCCAAAGGAGACACTATTATTCAGTTGAACATTTGGAATAATGTTGTCAAGCAGGAAcaggaaatatttctaaacGTTTGCAGGCAGAGGTGATGCAACACGGTGTAGAGTGATATATTTCTAATCTGTGAAGAAATACAAAGTGATTTGCAATGTTTTGAGTTTCCTTTCCACAGAATTTTGAGTTAACTTGTGACTATGATAAGctaatttacaaaaaactgCAGGGAGATAGGATCTCCTGTAACAGTCAGTCTTACAACACACAATAagatgcctctgactgaagactgtctcTATATGTctgtcatgacatgctaacagttATTCCAGACTAACATGTCGTGTATGACACTGCTAATTCtgctcatttgcttttgccacacCTTTTAAAATCTGTCTGCTCGTACGGTTAAAGAGGTGTTGGAGAAGGGGACATGATGCTCATCTGTTAAGATTTCTGCTTTGGATTTTCATCTCATTCTTTATTacagttttgaaaaatcattTGTTTGTGCAAACGTGTTTTGGCAAAGCAACtttggaaaataatatttttttttctggagagATTAGCGTCTGctataaatgttttccactttgcAGTAAGAGAGTGGGAATAGCTGAACATTGACCTTTGTACATGTCTTTCTGCCTTGGCGTTCACTTTTTGGACAATTAACAACTTCCACTTTGACttattaaattacacatttgaTTGTGAACTTACTCgattatatatttagttttattgatGACACTTTTCTGAGATCATTGCCTGCTGTTCTGACACAGGTTCATGCTAACCCAAACCAAGCGTCTTTAAATGGGTCCTGTAAATCTGACCGTGTCTTTCCGTTAGTACGCAGACCCTGTCTCTGACCTCCTGGACAAGTGGGGCGCGTTCCGCTGCCGCCTCTTTAGGGAGTCGTGCGTTTTCCACCGAGGTAATTACGTGAAGGATCTTAGTCGTCTGGGTCGTGATCTCAACAAAGTCATTATTGTGGACAACTCCCCCGCCTCCTACATCTTCCATCCTGACAATGCAGTGAGTGCACACGCAGTCCTCGCTGTTTCTGGACATTTAATCCTATTTTTCTATGACAGGTGGCTATTAGTCACTGCATTGAGTGACGTTAAATATTCTCCATCTTGTCTCTGTGAAGGTTCCCGTTGCTTCTTGGTTTGATGACATGTCCGACACCGAGCTGATGGACCTCATCCCGTTCTTCGAGAGGCTGAGCAAAGTGGACAACGTCTACACAGTCCTCAAGCAACAAGGGACTCCGAGCTAACGCCGTTGAGGTTTTCATCTCAGCTCCGAACAAAACGCCGtagaagcaaaacagaaagagagaaaaaagccgAACACACCAGCGAGGCTGGAGCTCCAGCTATCACTGCCCACCAGAACACAACGCTGCTTCACAGCTGACAGAGCCTTCACCCTCCCAGTAGACAACCAGCTTCCTGACCGGTACTGCCATCTTCTGGTCAAACACAGACAGgatgaatgaatatttaataacaGTGTAGCCACAATCCTCTGGATTCCACCTGGGTACTGGACTCTGATTTCTCCATGGGATGCTCctttaaactgatttgaaagGAATTTTTTTGAAAGGTTTACATGAAAGCACACGTGTTCCATCCAAGCAATGCAGATCGTTCACGTCTCCTACGCATGTTGAACCAGCGTTCATTTGACCCTCGTTTTTAGCGCTGTTCTGGAGTCAAGGCAGTGTTATAAAATAATCTCATTCAAATGAGTCTTACAGTCAGAGCTGTAagagtttaaaatattaaaacataagtGATTGGACAGCACTTTACTGTTTTATGTGTAGACTATAGTGCAAACTGATGATTTTTGTGCACAAACAATGTTTAGAAAATAGCATAAACGTTCAAATTTAGTATCATTACAGCGTAATTCCCCACTGCTTCATGCTTTTAAAAAGGCTAGAATTGATCTGATTGAACCGGAAAAAGAACAGCTCTCAGTGGTTGTTGGGTCGATAAACGCCATGACCAGTTGAGTTCAGAGGACCAGAACTGTCTTCCAACCCAACCCCTGGAAACCAGTCACTGTTGATGGTGCATCACAACTGTGTCGAATTTGTTCCTTGCTTTAAAGCCACGCACAAATcatgaactttttttcttctttttaacttGGGTTTAACAGACTGTAGTTAAAGTTCTGTTGTAGTGAAACAGTAGGCTTGAGATATTTACTTCCCTAAGCGGTACTTGTAGCCTGGAGGCAAATTTGTGACGTTGTTAGAAGATGCTTGTTTGGGGAGCATAAAGCCATCTGTTGCAATAAATGGTTTGGTTCAGTCCAGATTTAAAGGATAAATCCACCTTGAAGCCGTTCAACACTATTGGTTCTGTTACTTGGCTGAAGTTTTTCATCTTCTGGACATAAATGGATGTAATATTAACTCTGTAATTTAGTGCAGCCATGTTAACATTCTTTCAATTTGAAATATAATCACAGAAAATAACAACATCCACTcgttaaggttttttttttaatatattattgaGCGTTGCTAAAGGCATTGTAGGAAGTGTAGGAAATCACTATTTACACAATTGCTGACAAGGTAGAGCTGATTTAAGGCTGGAATGTGCACCTTTTTTCCAATCTCAGCTTCTTGGAGATCATTTTCCTGGTCTGTTGGAACGAAGAGCAACACAGTCTCCAACAATCCACTGTTCCTCGTTTGCGATGACAATGGCCTGTATTGACACTGATGAATGAAAACGGTGAGTTAGACTATGAGCCTGGGTAGCAGGCTTTGGATGGGGCAGGGAGATTAAGAgctattgaattatttttatatgtaaaaaaaaacgaaaaacttttcaatcaagttagcttgttgtttttgaatacttactgatttttatttcttatttcaccAAGGAGTTGTCATCTGATACAATATTTATAGTGTGTTTTCCAATCAGCTCTTTTTTCTATGCAAGACTTGGTTGGATACCTCATATCTTGGTAGAATATGGATCAGAACTGCCCACAGATAACTGAAAATATAGCACCTTGCTGTTTTAGGCACATAACAGGgtaactgttttaaaatgtgttctccATGTAAGCCATCGTCACGTGTGT
Proteins encoded:
- the LOC103473300 gene encoding carboxy-terminal domain RNA polymerase II polypeptide A small phosphatase 1, whose translation is MRFRRLLCHFSGAFQFCFRTCSVHATAPESAKQPISLKREVRDLDVMDNPSSVITQVSRDEEGNKVASERGSSPSLSSKKPRSRGLFSGLFCCLCRDQPEPPTVNNNAPLLVEENGTVSKVKPLLPPVKSKDAGKICVVIDLDETLVHSSFKPVNNADFIIPVEIDGTVHQVYVLKRPHVDEFLKRMGELFECVLFTASLAKYADPVSDLLDKWGAFRCRLFRESCVFHRGNYVKDLSRLGRDLNKVIIVDNSPASYIFHPDNAVPVASWFDDMSDTELMDLIPFFERLSKVDNVYTVLKQQGTPS